A single Epinephelus fuscoguttatus linkage group LG13, E.fuscoguttatus.final_Chr_v1 DNA region contains:
- the LOC125900001 gene encoding tubulin alpha chain-like produces the protein MRECISIHVGQAGAQIGNACWELYCLEHGIQPDGQMPSDKTTGGGDDSFNTFFSETGAGKHVPRAIFVDLEPTVIDEVRTGTYRQLFHPEQLITGKEDAANNYARGHYTIGKEIIDLVLDRTRKLADQCTGLQGFLIFHSFGGGTGSGFTSLLMERLSVDYGKKSKLEFAIYPAPQVSTAVVEPYNSILTTHTTLEHSDCAFMVDNEAIYDICRRNLDIERPTYTNLNRLIGQIVSSITASLRFDGALNVDLTEFQTNLVPYPRIHFPLATYAPVISAEKAYHEQLSVADITNTCFEPANQMVKCDPRHGKYMACCLLYRGDVVPKDVNSAIAAIKTKRTIQFVDWCPTGFKVGINYQPPTVVPGGDLAKVQRAVCMLSNTTAIAEAWARLDHKFDLMYAKRAFVHWYVGEGMEEGEFSEAREDMAALEKDYEEVGADNIGDEDEGEEY, from the exons AGCTGTACTGTCTGGAACATGGGATCCAGCCAGATGGACAGATGCCCAGTGACAAGACcactggaggaggagatgaCTCCTTCAATACCTTCTTCAGTGAGACAGGGGCAGGGAAGCACGTTCCCAGAGCCATCTTTGTCGACCTGGAACCCACCGTCATCG ATGAGGTGCGTACAGGAACCTACCGTCAGTTGTTCCACCCTGAGCAGCTGATTACAGGAAAGGAAGATGCAGCCAACAACTACGCCCGAGGACACTACACCATCGGCAAGGAGATCATCGATCTGGTTCTGGACAGGACTCGTAAACTG GCTGATCAGTGCACTGGCCTGCAGGGGTTCCTCATCTTCCACTCCTTTGGTGGCGGCACTGGCTCAGGCTTCACCTCCCTGCTGATGGAGAGGCTCTCTGTTGATTATGGTAAAAAGTCCAAGCTTGAGTTTGCCATCTACCCAGCCCCCCAGGTCTCCACCGCAGTGGTGGAGCCTTACAACTCCATCCTGACCACCCACACCACCCTGGAGCACTCCGACTGTGCCTTCATGGTGGACAATGAAGCCATCTACGACATCTGCCGCAGGAACCTTGATATTGAGAGACCGACGTACACTAACCTGAACAGGCTCATTGGCCAGATTGTGTCTTCAATTACAGCCTCACTTCGCTTTGATGGAGCCCTGAATGTTGACCTGACGGAGTTCCAAACCAACTTGGTGCCCTACCCTCGTATCCACTTCCCTCTGGCCACCTACGCTCCCGTCATCTCTGCAGAGAAAGCCTACCACGAGCAGCTGTCGGTTGCTGACATCACCAACACCTGCTTTGAACCAGCCAATCAGATGGTGAAGTGCGATCCTCGTCATGGTAAATACATGGCCTGCTGTCTGCTGTACCGTGGTGATGTGGTTCCCAAAGATGTCAACTCCGCCATTGCTGCCATCAAGACCAAACGCACCATCCagtttgtggactggtgccCCACTGGTTTCAAGGTGGGCATCAACTACCAGCCTCCAACAGTGGTTCCTGGTGGTGACCTGGCCAAGGTGCAGAGGGCTGTGTGCATGCTGAGCAACACCACAGCCATCGCTGAGGCCTGGGCCCGTCTCGACCACAAGTTTGACCTCATGTACGCCAAGAGAGCCTTTGTCCACTGGTATGTTGGGGAGGGCATGGAGGAGGGAGAGTTCTCAGAGGCTAGGGAAGACATGGCTGCCCTGGAGAAGGATTATGAAGAGGTGGGTGCTGACAACATAGGTGATGAGGATGAAGGAGAGGAATACTGA